The genomic segment GGAGGCGACGGCGCTCATCGGCGACCAGGTGTTCACCGACGTGTTGGGCGGCAACCGCCTCGGCCTTCATACGATTCTGGTCCATCCTCAGAGCCGGCGCGAGTTCCCACTGACGCGCATCACGCGCCTCGCCGAACGGCTGATGGTCGGGCTCAAACGGAGGCGGGCATGATCACCGTGGCGGCGGATCATCTCGAGCGCACGCGGGCGTACCTCGCCGCGGCGGCCGCCGACGCGCTCCTCGTGGCGCGCCCCGAAAACCGCCGGTACGTGACGGGGTTCACCGGGTCGGCCGGGCTGGTTGCGGTCACGCCGTCCGAGGCGCTGCTCGCGGTCGACTTCCGGTATTACGAGCAGGCGGAGTCGCAGGCGCCGGCGTGCCGCGTGATCCGGGGCGGCGCCGACCCCGCGAAGGCGCTCGCCGACGCGGTGAAGACCCTCGGGCCGGCGCGCATCGGATTCGAGTCGGAATTCCTGCCGTACGCGCAGGTCGAGCGGCTGCGCGAGCGGTTCGCGCCCGCGGAGCTCGTGCCGCTCGCGGACGTCGACCGGATTCGCTGGGTCAAAGACGATGCCGAAGTCGCCGCGATCGCGCGGGCGGGGGAGATTGCCGACGCGGCGTTCGAGCGTTTGCTCGAGGTGCTGCGGCCGGGCATGAGCGAGCGCGACGCGGCGCTGGAGCTCGAAATCGCAATCCGCCGGGCGGGCGGCGAGCGGCTGGCCTTCGACACCGTCCTCGCCAGCGGCCCGCGCGGGGCGCTGCCGCACGGCCGCGCGACCGATCGGGTCATGGAGCGCGGCGAGTTCGTGACGGTGGACTTCGGCGCCGTCTTCGATGGCTACGTCTCGGACTGCACGCGCACCGTCGCCCTTGGGACGGCCGATGCGCGTCAGCGCGAGGTGTACGATCTCGTGCTCGCGGCGCAGCGCCGGGCGCTCGAAGCGGTTCGGCCGGGAGTGGCGTGCCGCGACGTCGACGCCGCCGGCCGCGCGGTGATCGCGTCCGCGGGCTTCGCCGAGGCGTTCGGGCACGCGATGGGGCACGGGATCGGGCTCGACGTGCACGAGGGGCCTCCCGTGTCGCCCCGCTCGGACGCGGTCCTCGAACCCGGGATGGTCGTGACGATCGAGCCGGGGATCTATCTGCCGGGGTGGGGCGGTGTGCGGATCGAGGACGCGGTCGTGGTCGCGGACGGCGCCCCCCGCATCCTGACTCGTCTCTCGAAGGATTTGATCCTGCTGGCTTCCTGAGGCGGACGGCGGCCGGGTGCTCTGATTTTATGGTGGCCGCCGCGGAGCGGAAGCCGTTGACAGCCGCGAACGAGGGCGGGTACACTGCCTACGGCCCGGAGCAAACGGAGAAAGACCGGCGTGCCGGCTCGGATAGGGTGATACCAGCGTGATCTCCTCGAACGACTTTCGTCCCGGCGTTCACGTCCTGCTGGACGGCGATCTTTACGCGATCGTCGAGTCGCAGCATGTCAAGGTGGGCCGGGGCCCGGCGTACGTCAAAGCCAAGATCCGCAACACCAAGACCGGGTCGATTACCGAACGTACGTTTCGCGCCGGCGAACGCGTGCCGCTTGTCTACCTCGAAAAACGGACGATGCAGTATCTCTACGGCACCGGCGACGAGTACGTCGTCATGGACAAGAACAGCTACGAACAGCTGACCCTCGGCCGCGAGCTTTTCGGCGACGCGGTGCGCTTTCTCCGCGAGAACCTCGATGTGACCGTGGTGTTCCACGGGGAGACGCCTATCGCCGCGGAGCTGCCCAATTCGGTGGACCTCAAGATCGTCGAGACCGCGCCGGGCGTACGCGGTGATACGGTGAGCGGCGGCAGCAAACCGGCGACGCTCGAAACCGGCGCGGTCGTCCAGATCCCGCTGTTCGTCGAGACCGGGGAGACCATCCGCGTGGACACCCGCAGCGGGAGTTACGTCGAGCGCGTCCGCTGACCGCCGGCCGAGGTCCGCTGGCTTCCCGGCGTTCTCCTATGTTACAATCGGGTCGTTGTACGGGCGGGGACATGCGTAGCTCCGGCGGTGTCCCGGCCCGGCGGCACACTATTTAATGGAGGTGGAGCACGTATGAGCCCTGAGCCCGCGGGCGGCGCCGGGATTGCCGTCGACGAGTTCCGGCGCCACGCGACCGACAGCGGATCGCCGGACGTCCAGATCGCCCGGCTGACCGAGCGCATCAACCATCTCAGCGAGCACCTGCGCGTTCATCAAAAGGATTTCCACTCCCGCAGGGGCCTGCTCAAAATGGTCGGCCAGCGGCGCCGTCTCCTGACCTACCTGAGCGCCCACGACCTCGCGCGCTACCGCGCGATCGTGGAGCGGCTCGGGCTGCGCCGGTAGCCACGCCGCGGGTACCGGCCTGGCCCCGCCGGGGGGGAGCGTATACTCCGCCCCAGGGGCGCCGTTTCCGCAAGCGGATGATGAGGAGGCTTGAATGGCAACCGAAGTGACCGAAGTACGAACCGGCCGGGTCTCGCTCGAGGTCGGTGGAAAGACACTCTCCCTTGAAACGGGGCGCCTGGCGCGGCAGGCCGACGGCGCCGTGGTCGTGCGATGCGGCGATTCGATGGTGCTCGTCACGGCCACGATGTCGGCCGGGCCTCGAGAAGGCATCGACTTCTTCCCCCTGACCTGCGACTACGAAGAGAAGATGTTCGCCGCCGGGAAAATCCCCGGCGGTTTTTTCAAGCGCGAAGGCCGTCCGGGCGAACGCGCCACGCTGACGGCGCGCCTCATGGACCGGCCGCTCCGGCCGCTCTTCCCGAAGGGCTTTCGCAACGACGTCCAGGTCGTCGCGACCGTGCTCAGCACGGACATGGAGAACACCCCCGATATCCTGGCCGTCGTCGGCGCCGGGGCGGCGCTGGCCATTTCCAGGATTCCGTGGGCCGGGCCGATTGCGGCGGTCCGCATCGGTCTCGTGGACGGCCAGTTTGTGGTGAACCCGCCGCTGCGCGCGATCGACGAGCGGACGACCGATCTCGATCTGATCGTCGCCGGCACCGCGGAGGCCGTCACCATGGTGGAGGCCGGCGCGCGCGAGGTGCCCGAGGCGCGGGTGCTCGAGGCGCTCGACCGGGGCCACGCGGAGATCCGGCGGATCATCGAGGCGATCAACGATCTCGTCCGCCAGGCCGGCCGGCCGAAGGTCACGCCGGTGATCGCCGGGCCGCCGGAGGAGATCGCGCAGGCCGTGCACGCCTCCGCCGCCGGGCGTCTGGCGTCCGCGCTGCGCTCCGCCGACAAGCATGCGCGGGAGGACGCCGTCGCGCAGGTCATGGCCGACGTCCAGACGGCGCTTGCCGCGCAGTTTCCGGCGCAGCACAAAGCGATCGGCGAGGCGCTCGACACGCTGATCAAGAACGAAGTGCGGCGCATGATCCTCGACGAAGGCGTGCGCACCGACGGCCGGACGCCGACGCAGATCCGGCCGCTGTCCGCGCAGGTCGGACTCCTGCCGCGCGCCCACGGCTCCGGCCTGTTTGAGCGCGGCCAGACGCAGGTGCTGACCGCGGCGACGCTCGGCACGGGGCAGGACGAGCAGATCATCGACGACCTCAGCACCCGCGAGCGGAAACGCTACATGCACCACTACGACTTCCCGCCCTACAGCGTTGGCGAGGCCCGGCCTATGCGCTCGCCCGGCCGGCGGGAGATCGGGCACGGCGCGCTCGCGGAACGGTCGCTCGAGCCGGTGCTGCCGCCCGAGGAAGAGTGGCCGTACACGATGCGGCTCGTCTCGACCGTCCTGGAGAGCAACGGGTCCACCTCGATGGCGTCGGTGTGCGGGAGCACGCTCGCCCTCATGGACGCCGGTGTGCCGATCCGCAAGCCGGTCGGAGGTATCTCGATGGGCCTGATCACCGGGCCCGAGGGCGACCCCGGCTCCGCGGGGCGGGACGGCCCGCGCACCGCCGTGCTGACCGACATCCAGGGCATCGAAGACGCGATGGGCGACATGGATTTCAAGGTCGCCGGCACGCGCGACGGCATCACCGGACTGCAGCTCGACATCAAGATCAAGGGCTTGAGCCGTGAGATCTTCGAGCGCGCGTTCGCGCAGGCGCGCGACGCCCGGATGACGATCCTGGACGTGATCGAACGGACGATTCCGCGTCCGCGCGCGGAGATGTCGCCGTACGCGCCGCGGATCACGACGATCATCATCAATCCGGAGCGCATTCGCGAAGTGATCGGTCCCGGCGGCAAGATCATCAACAAGATCACGTCGGAGACCGGCGTCAAGATCGACATCGAGCAGGACGGGCGCGTGCTGATCGCGTCCGCGGACGGCGAGGCGGCCGCCCGCGCGCAGCGGATGATCGAGGATATCGTGCGCGAGGCCAAGCCCGGCGAGACCTACCACGGCCGGGTGACGCGCCTGATGAACTTCGGCGCGTTCGTCGAGATTTTCCCGGGCAAGGAAGGGCTCGTGCACATCTCCGAGCTGTCGCACGAACGCGTGGCGCGGGTGGAAGACGCGGTCAAGGTGGGCGACGAGGTCGACGTGAAGGTCAAGGAGATCGACAACCTCGGCCGCATCAACCTCTCGCGTCGGGCGCTGCTGCCGCGCCCGGAAGGGCTGCCGGCCGACGCGTCCCCCGAGGGCGAGGGGACGCACGCGGAGCGGTCCGGTTCGGACCGTCCCGGTTCGAGTCGATCGGGCTACGACCGGGGCGGGCGCGACCGCGATCGCGATCGGCGGGGCGGACGGCACCAGGGCGGGCCGCGCCACGATCGAAAGCCTTCCGACGGCGGCGCGCCGGGAGGATCGTGATCCCATTGCATCCAGGCGCGCGCGAAGCCTCCGCAAGGAGGCTTCTTCATTAATGGCCGTTGATCCGGGGCCGTACCGCCGCGCGGTGCTGCCGAACGGCCTCGTGGTCGTCACCGAGCCGATGGCCCATGTCCGCACGGTGTCGCTCGGCGTGTGGATCGACGCGGGGTCGCGCTACGAGGACGCGCGGACGATGGGCGTGTCCCACTTTATCGAGCACGCGCTCTTCAAGGGGACGACGAGCCGCTCCGCGCTCGCGATCGCGCAGGAGATGGACGCGCTCGGCGGCCACCTGAACGCCTTTACGGACCGGGAGCACACCTGCTTCTACCTCCGCGTCCTCAGCGATCATCTCGAGGCGGCCCTCGGCGTGCTCGCGGACATGGTGCTGCATCCCGCGCTCGAGCCGGGCGCGATGGAACGCGAGCGGCAGGTCATCCTGGAAGAGATCGCGAGCTACGAAGACGCGCCGGACGACCTCGTGCACGACGTTTTCGCCGCCGCCCTGTGGCCCGGCCATCCCCTCGGCTGGCCCGTGGCCGGGAGCGCGGCGAGCGTCGGCGGCCTCGGCGCGCGGGAGCTGCGCGCGTTCATGGAGGCGCGGTACCGGCCGGGGGTCGCGCTCGTCGCCGCGGCCGGCCAGCTCGAGCACGACGAGATCGTAGACCGGATCGGCCGCGCCCTCGGCGTGTGGAACGGCGCGGCGCGTCCCGCCTCGCTCACCACGCCGGCGACGCAGCGCACCGCCGCGTTCCGGACAAAAGATGTCGAGCAGGTCCACCTCTGTCTCGGCGCGCCCGCCCTGCCGCAGGCCCACCCGGACCGGTACGCGATGGCGGTCCTCGAGACGGCGCTCGGCGGCGGCATGAGCAGCCGCCTGTTCCAGGAGATCCGCGAGGAGCGCGGGCTCGCCTACTCGATCTCCGCCTACCACGCCCCCTACCGCGACACCGGGGCGTTCGTGGTGTACGCGGGCACGAGCCCCGCCGCGTGCGTCGACGTGGTGCGCCTCACGGCCGGCATCCTCGGCGAGGCCCGGGCCGGACTGCCGTCGGACGACATCGCACGGGCGAAGGCGTCGCTCAAAGGCGGCCTGATGCTGGACCTGGAGACGCCCGGGAGCCGGATGTCGAAGCTCGCGCGGTCGGAGCAGTACTTCGGCCGCCAGTTCACGCTCGACGAAATTCTCGTGGACGTGGACCGGGTCACGGAGGCGGACGTGCGGCGCGTCGCCGGCACGGTGCTCGCGCCGGCCGCGTTCACCTTCGCGGCCGTGGGGCCGTTCGACCAGTACCGCGAGCTGCGGAGATCGCTCGAGGAGGCGGTGCGTGATGGCGATGCATAGGGTGGTCGTGGCCGGCGCGGCGGGGCGGATGGGCCGCGCCGCGATCCGCACGATCGCGCGCCGCGACGACATGACGCTTGTGGGCGCGCTCGGACGATCGACCGCCGTCGGGCAGGACGCCGGGACCGTCGCCGGCGCCGGCGTCCTCGGCGTGGCGGTCGGCGCCGATCTCGGGCAGATCTTTCTCGTCGCGCGGCCGACGGTGCTGGTGGACTTCAGCCACGGCGACGCCGCGGTCGCGCACGCCGAGGCGGCGCTCGATCATCACGTGCCGGCGGTGATCGGGGCGACCGGGCTGTCGGCGGAGGGTCTCGCACGCCTCAAGGCGCGGAGCGCCGCGGAGGAGACGGGCGTGCTGCTCGCGCCCAATTTTGCGGTCGGCGCGCTCCTGATGATGGAGTTCGCGCAGCGCGCGGCGCGGTTCTTCCCGCACGTCGAGATCACAGAGCTGCACCACGACCGCAAGCGCGACGCTCCGTCCGGGACGGCGGCGCGGACGGCGCGCCTCGTCGCCGCCGCGCGCGGGGCGGCGGCGCCCGCGCCGGCGGTGCAGGAGACGGAGCAGGTCCCGGGCGCGCGGGGCGGGGTGATCGACGGGATCCACGTGCACAGCGTCCGGCTCCCGGGCTTGGTCGCGCATCAGGAAGTGCTCTTCGGCGGCACGGGGCAAACGCTGCTGATCCGGCACGACTCGGTGAGCGAAGAGTGTTTCATGCCCGGCGTCGTGCTGGCGATTCAAAAGGCCGGGACGCTGCGGACGTTCGTGGAAGGCCTCGAGCACCTGCTCGACGCGTGACGTGCGGGCTCGAGACCGGCGCGCCGCGTGCGGCGCGTCCCGAGGGTAGCGGGGGTGGAGGGAATGGCGGCAGGCTATCGGGTGGCGGTGGTAGGGGCGACCGGCGCGGTCGGGCGCGAGGTGCTGCGGCTTCTGGAGTCGCGGCGGTTCCCGGTGGGCCGGCTGCGGCTCGTGGCGACGCAGCGCTCGGCCGGACGGCGCATCGGGCCGCACGTCGTGAAGCCGATCGCGCCCGAGGTGTTCGACGAGGTCGACGTGGCGATCTTTGACACGCCGGACGAGGCGGCCAAGGAATGGGTGCCGGTCGCCGCCGCCCGAGGCGCCTGGGCGATCGACAACTCCGCGGCGTTTCGGATGGCGGACGACGTGCCGCTCGTGATCCCGGAAGTCAATGCGCACGCGCTGCGCCGGGCGCCGCGGCGCATCATCGCCAACCCGAACTGCACCACCGCGACCGTGGCGGTGCCGCTCGCGCCGCTGCACCGGGCGGCCCGCCTGCGCCGGCTGATCGCCTGCTCGTACCAGTCCGCGTCCGGCGCCGGCCAGCGCGGCCTGGATCAGTTGTGGGCGGAGCTCAAGGAAGCGGCCGCCACCGGCCGGGC from the bacterium genome contains:
- the dapB gene encoding 4-hydroxy-tetrahydrodipicolinate reductase; this translates as MAMHRVVVAGAAGRMGRAAIRTIARRDDMTLVGALGRSTAVGQDAGTVAGAGVLGVAVGADLGQIFLVARPTVLVDFSHGDAAVAHAEAALDHHVPAVIGATGLSAEGLARLKARSAAEETGVLLAPNFAVGALLMMEFAQRAARFFPHVEITELHHDRKRDAPSGTAARTARLVAAARGAAAPAPAVQETEQVPGARGGVIDGIHVHSVRLPGLVAHQEVLFGGTGQTLLIRHDSVSEECFMPGVVLAIQKAGTLRTFVEGLEHLLDA
- a CDS encoding polyribonucleotide nucleotidyltransferase, yielding MATEVTEVRTGRVSLEVGGKTLSLETGRLARQADGAVVVRCGDSMVLVTATMSAGPREGIDFFPLTCDYEEKMFAAGKIPGGFFKREGRPGERATLTARLMDRPLRPLFPKGFRNDVQVVATVLSTDMENTPDILAVVGAGAALAISRIPWAGPIAAVRIGLVDGQFVVNPPLRAIDERTTDLDLIVAGTAEAVTMVEAGAREVPEARVLEALDRGHAEIRRIIEAINDLVRQAGRPKVTPVIAGPPEEIAQAVHASAAGRLASALRSADKHAREDAVAQVMADVQTALAAQFPAQHKAIGEALDTLIKNEVRRMILDEGVRTDGRTPTQIRPLSAQVGLLPRAHGSGLFERGQTQVLTAATLGTGQDEQIIDDLSTRERKRYMHHYDFPPYSVGEARPMRSPGRREIGHGALAERSLEPVLPPEEEWPYTMRLVSTVLESNGSTSMASVCGSTLALMDAGVPIRKPVGGISMGLITGPEGDPGSAGRDGPRTAVLTDIQGIEDAMGDMDFKVAGTRDGITGLQLDIKIKGLSREIFERAFAQARDARMTILDVIERTIPRPRAEMSPYAPRITTIIINPERIREVIGPGGKIINKITSETGVKIDIEQDGRVLIASADGEAAARAQRMIEDIVREAKPGETYHGRVTRLMNFGAFVEIFPGKEGLVHISELSHERVARVEDAVKVGDEVDVKVKEIDNLGRINLSRRALLPRPEGLPADASPEGEGTHAERSGSDRPGSSRSGYDRGGRDRDRDRRGGRHQGGPRHDRKPSDGGAPGGS
- a CDS encoding aminopeptidase P family protein, with the translated sequence MITVAADHLERTRAYLAAAAADALLVARPENRRYVTGFTGSAGLVAVTPSEALLAVDFRYYEQAESQAPACRVIRGGADPAKALADAVKTLGPARIGFESEFLPYAQVERLRERFAPAELVPLADVDRIRWVKDDAEVAAIARAGEIADAAFERLLEVLRPGMSERDAALELEIAIRRAGGERLAFDTVLASGPRGALPHGRATDRVMERGEFVTVDFGAVFDGYVSDCTRTVALGTADARQREVYDLVLAAQRRALEAVRPGVACRDVDAAGRAVIASAGFAEAFGHAMGHGIGLDVHEGPPVSPRSDAVLEPGMVVTIEPGIYLPGWGGVRIEDAVVVADGAPRILTRLSKDLILLAS
- the rpsO gene encoding 30S ribosomal protein S15, with translation MSPEPAGGAGIAVDEFRRHATDSGSPDVQIARLTERINHLSEHLRVHQKDFHSRRGLLKMVGQRRRLLTYLSAHDLARYRAIVERLGLRR
- a CDS encoding pitrilysin family protein is translated as MAVDPGPYRRAVLPNGLVVVTEPMAHVRTVSLGVWIDAGSRYEDARTMGVSHFIEHALFKGTTSRSALAIAQEMDALGGHLNAFTDREHTCFYLRVLSDHLEAALGVLADMVLHPALEPGAMERERQVILEEIASYEDAPDDLVHDVFAAALWPGHPLGWPVAGSAASVGGLGARELRAFMEARYRPGVALVAAAGQLEHDEIVDRIGRALGVWNGAARPASLTTPATQRTAAFRTKDVEQVHLCLGAPALPQAHPDRYAMAVLETALGGGMSSRLFQEIREERGLAYSISAYHAPYRDTGAFVVYAGTSPAACVDVVRLTAGILGEARAGLPSDDIARAKASLKGGLMLDLETPGSRMSKLARSEQYFGRQFTLDEILVDVDRVTEADVRRVAGTVLAPAAFTFAAVGPFDQYRELRRSLEEAVRDGDA
- a CDS encoding aspartate-semialdehyde dehydrogenase — encoded protein: MAAGYRVAVVGATGAVGREVLRLLESRRFPVGRLRLVATQRSAGRRIGPHVVKPIAPEVFDEVDVAIFDTPDEAAKEWVPVAAARGAWAIDNSAAFRMADDVPLVIPEVNAHALRRAPRRIIANPNCTTATVAVPLAPLHRAARLRRLIACSYQSASGAGQRGLDQLWAELKEAAATGRAPEAPRGEVSPKHPMALNIIPAVGSLRGAHTSEEVKMQAELRKMLEAPDLVCGATCVRVPTLRAHGVAAHADFAEPLSAERARELLAGAPGVEVVDDPAAGDFPTAIAAADREPCYVGRIRIDAAGCLAFFAVADNLWKGAALNTVQIAETLVRDGLLTPARA
- the efp gene encoding elongation factor P — its product is MISSNDFRPGVHVLLDGDLYAIVESQHVKVGRGPAYVKAKIRNTKTGSITERTFRAGERVPLVYLEKRTMQYLYGTGDEYVVMDKNSYEQLTLGRELFGDAVRFLRENLDVTVVFHGETPIAAELPNSVDLKIVETAPGVRGDTVSGGSKPATLETGAVVQIPLFVETGETIRVDTRSGSYVERVR